The sequence AATAATATTTATTATGAAAAAAGACAGAAGCTTTTCGGTGGCAGAAAATCATACCCGCGTATCGGGGTGGTGCAATGGCAGATGCGGCCGTTTAACAACACTGATGATTTTCTGCAGCAGGTGGAATTTTTTGTTGATGCCATGGCCGGTTATAAATGTGATCTGGTTTTATTTCCTGAGTTGCTCAATGCGCCGATTTTGAAAAATTTCAACCAGGAAAATCCGGCCGAGGCCATGCGATCCCTGGCTGAATATACAGATGACATTCGCGCCGCTTTTGTCAATCTGGCCATTACCTACAATATCAATATTATCGCGGGTAGTATGCCTCAGATACAAGATGATTCTCTGTATAATGTTTCGTATCTATGCCGGCGGGATGGTACCAGTGACGCGCAGTACAAGCTGCACATCACGCCTGATGAATCCCAATACTGGGGGTTGAAGGGCGGAGATATGCTGCGGATATTTGATACCGACATCGGTAAAATTGGTGTCCTCATCTGCTACGACGTCGAGTTTCCGGAACTTGCGAGACATCTTGCGGACAAGGGAATGACCATGCTGTTCGTACCATACTGGACGGATACCAAAAATGCCTATCTCCGGGTCCGGCGATGCGCCCAGTCGCGGGCCATCGAAAATGAATGTTATGTGGCGATTTCCGGCAGTGTCGGAAATTTGCCAAAGGTTGAAAATATGGATATTCAGTATTCGCAGTCAGCGGTGTTTACCCCGTCTGATTTTGCTTTTCCGCATGATGCCATTGCTGCTGAAGCGACACCCAACACCGAAATGACGTTGATGGTGGACCTGGATCTTGATTTACTGAAAGAATTGCGTCAGCAGGGCAGCGTTCGAAATCTTGAAAGCCGCAGAAAAGAGTTATATGAGATTGTTTGGAAGCTGGAGGAAGCGGGAGAAGGATAGCCATTCTGTTCATGGCCGGCTGCCGATAAAAACCTTTCCGGAAAAAATAGTTGACCTATGGGATTTATTTGTTATATTTGCATATATATTAAAGTATTTAATTCATGGTTCCCTCAAGAGGATAAACAGGATTGTTTCAACCTTGCCGGTGGGTGAGACTCCGGGGGGCGATAGTAAAATCACTTTTCGTAATTGTAAGAGGTCTTTTCATGGTTAATAACAGCGAGGTATCAGCGGTGAAAAAACCGACTACCGGTATTGATATCTTTCGAATTCATGCCGCCTTTTGCACTATTTTTTCATCGCCTATTCGTTTGCAGCTGATGGACTTTCTGGG is a genomic window of Pseudomonadota bacterium containing:
- a CDS encoding bifunctional GNAT family N-acetyltransferase/carbon-nitrogen hydrolase family protein, which encodes MNEADQPEYKLKLRKLTFDDYPNIKQIMDRVYSGLGGAWEPEEYRRLIEYFPEGQICIEDKGRVVAAALAILVNSEEFENRRHTYEDLVDGGKMTGHDPQGNALYGVDLFVDPDYRGMRLGRRLYNARKELCETLNLKSIIFGGRIPGYGKYSDSMTPSDYIKKVKTNEIYDQVLSFQLSNDFHFKKILKNYIPEDSLSDSYGVLMEWNNIYYEKRQKLFGGRKSYPRIGVVQWQMRPFNNTDDFLQQVEFFVDAMAGYKCDLVLFPELLNAPILKNFNQENPAEAMRSLAEYTDDIRAAFVNLAITYNINIIAGSMPQIQDDSLYNVSYLCRRDGTSDAQYKLHITPDESQYWGLKGGDMLRIFDTDIGKIGVLICYDVEFPELARHLADKGMTMLFVPYWTDTKNAYLRVRRCAQSRAIENECYVAISGSVGNLPKVENMDIQYSQSAVFTPSDFAFPHDAIAAEATPNTEMTLMVDLDLDLLKELRQQGSVRNLESRRKELYEIVWKLEEAGEG